The genomic stretch GTCGTATCCCGTCGCTTTCTGCTTGACGATGTCACCGAGGCATTTTTCGCAATAAACGCTGCCCTGTACTTTGCGAATGCAGTCATTGCAGAGCGCCTGCCCGCACTGAATGCAGAACGCAACATTCGGGGCTTCGGCGTGATACACACAATTCATCAAGAAATCTCCCTGATCTGATCGATGCGAGCCTGAATCTCCGCCACCAGCGGCGAGCGGTAATACTTGCGGATCGCTCCGTCGTAGGCGTGGTCCAGAACGCCGTGAGCGCTGTAGTAAATGGCGGCCGGGTGCCGGACCGCGGTTGCCCAGTCGGGCGAAATCCCGGCCAGACTTCCCATCCAGCCCAGAACCAGCACTGCCGTGAATAACGCCATGGCGGTGCGCGGCTCGACGATCCATTTCCATACCGAAGTCATGGTGTCGGTCCAGCTTTCGCGCGTAATGCGCGGTGTGTTGGCGACGATGCGAGCGGCCAGCCATGGCGGCGGTTCGTATACCGGGAAGGCTCTTCCTGCCGATATAACCTCTGTAATACCGGCCAGCAATATTGCGCAAGCCGGGCACGTCTGGAGATGGGCGCCGACAGCACGATGATGCTCCGTGCTCAGCGCGCCTTCCAGATAATCCGACACCAGTTCTTCAACAGTTGCGCAGTTCATAAATTCAAGAAGAAACCACAAGAGGCGCAAAAAGCGCATGTGCCTCTTGTGCTTTTTGTGGTTTCTTCATTGTTCCCTTTTCAGCAGCCGGGCCAACTCCGCACGGCCGCGATTGATCCTCGACTTCACCGTACCAAGAGGCAGCTTCAACATATCCGCAATTTCCTCATATGTGAACTCCTCTAAATCCCGCAAAATAACCGCCTCGCGTAAATCTTCCGAGATCCGGAGCAGGGCGGCGTGAACGCGTTCGGAGAGCTCGCGTTGTTCGAGAGCCTGCGCCGGACTCGAGTAGCGCGCGGGATTTTCTTCGGCTTTATCGTAGTCGACTTCCAGCGATTCGGTATGGCTGCGCTCAGTCTTATACTTCCGGTAGTGGTCGATGAGGTGATTGCGGCCAACCCGGACCATCCATGTGGCGAGTGCGCCCGATTCCGGCCGGTACGAGCCGAGAGAACGATAGACTTTGAAAAAGATTTCCTGAGCAAGGTCTTGGGCCTCATCAAATCTCCCGGTGAAGCGGTAAGCCAGGTTGTATATCCGCTGATTGTGCTGGCGGACGATGGTTTCCCAGGCCCTGTGGTCACCCGCCAGGCAGCCTTTCACCAGCTCCGCATCGGTTGTCTGCAACCTTGGTCCGCTCCGTCCGCTTGCGCTACCTCGTTATAAATGAACGAGGTGGCACGAAGAAAAGTTTCAACTTCTTATTACCTTTCTGCGATAATCGCCCAGTCATGAGCCGGAAGTCATTGTTTTTATTGATCTTGACAGTGATAGCCACGGTCCTCGTCTATCGCTGGAGCGACTTCAGCTTTGACTGGAGCTTGTTTTTTACCAGCTTATGGAACGTGCAGCCCCTATGGCTGACGGTCTCGATTGCCGCAACATTTCTCACCTTCTTTATCCGGGCGATCCGCTGGCAGGTTCTGCTTCATCCGCTCAAGTCCATTCCGCTGGGGCCGCTCACCAGTATGAATCTCGTAGGGTTTTCGGCGATCTGCGTACTCGGACGGGCCGGTGAGCTGATCCGGCCGCTATGGTTGACGCGCAAGGAGCGTATTCCGTTGACGGTTTCAATGGCGACGCTGGTGGTGGAGCGCTTTTTTGACTCGGTGATGCTCGTTGTCCTGTTTGCCTGCACGCTTTTATTGGTGAAAGTGCCGACGGCCGCTATCGGAACCCTTACCCTGATGAAAAATGCCGCCTGGATCATCATCCTGGGGTCGGTGGTCAGTCTCGGGGTTCTGTTTCTGTTTCGATCGAATATCGATCGGATCGTCGATTTTGTCCCGTTCAAAAGACTGTCTTCGTTGTTGCGAAGTTTCTCGGACGGCTTATCGTTTCTCGAGAAGAGCCGCACTTTCGGGCTGGTGATTGCCCACTCGGCCGTGTTGTGGATCGCCATCGCTTTTCAATTCTGGTTCATGCTGCTTGGAATGAAGCTGTCCTTTTCCGTTGCTGCGGCGACGCTGGTCATGGTCGTGACTGCGATCGGCTCGGTTGCGCAGGTTCCCGGGATCGGCGGCGGCTTTCAAGCCGGATATATTTTCTGCATGACCACATTCTTTGCTTTGCCCAAAGAGCAAGCCGTGGCAACTTCTTTGATTGCCTGGGCGTCCAGTTCCGTCCCCGTCGTTGTGGCTGGCGCCTTATACATGGTTTCTCATGGACTGTCGCTGAAAGACCTGAAGGCGCAAGCAGTCCCGGCGGAATAGCATGAGCGGAGCGGGCGAAGCGCAAGGCCGGCAGGTCGCAGCAGTAAACAATGCAAGCGCGATAGCGCGCAGCCATTAATCAAAATATGAAATGTCCTTTCTGTGGCCACCTTCACGACAAGGTGGTGGACTCGCGCGAGAGCAAGGAGGGCGATGCGATCCGCCGGCGGCGCCAGTGCCTGGCCTGTCAGCGGCGATTCACCAGCTATGAACGCATCGACGAAATCCCATACATGGTGGTCAAGAAAGACGGGCGCCGGGAGCGGTTCGACCGGCAGAAAGTTCTTGCCGGCATTCTAAAAGCCTGCGAAAAACGGCCCGTCTCGATGGTTCAGCTTGAATCGATCGCGGACAAAGCTGAGACCATGGTTCAGGATTCCAGCGAACGGGAGGTCTCAACCACCACGCTTGGTGAGATGATTATGAATGAGCTCAAGAACCTGGATAAGGTGGCGTACGTCCGGTTCGCCTCCGTGTATCTCGATTTCAAAGATGTTCAGGAATTCATGAGCGAGCTCAAAGATCTGCTGAAGAACCGGGAGTAGCCGATGTACTTCGAATTCCAAGCCCAGGCGCGCCAGGGCGCAACCTGGAGTCCGATCGTCGATGTTTGCGAGCGGCCCGGCGAAATTGTGATCTACGTGGAAATGCCGGGCGTCCACCGCTCCGACGTTCAACTGGCATGGAACGACGGCGTCCTCATCATCTCAGGCACAAAGCGGCAGCAGGGCGCCGACGAGAACGTCGCCGCCTATCTTTGCGTCGAGCGGGCATACGGCCATTTCCGGCGCGAGATTTCGATCAAGATTCCGGTCGACCAGAAAAGCGCGAAAGCGCAATTAAAGGATGGGCTGTTGAAGATTCATCTGCCGAAACGCGCGGAGGCGGAAATCACGATTATTCCGATAGGTTGATGGGGCTGCCCCGACCTCTTCTTGTGGTTCCGGCATCGAGGCATATAAGTTATGAGCATGGAACTCGTCAAAGTGGATCAAGCCCCGGAGCAGCAACAAGTTAGTATTCCGGATGTTCTTCCGGTTCTGCCGCTGCCCGACGTGGTCATGTTCCCTTACATGATCGCGCCTCTGTTTGTGAACCGGGATCGCTCCGCGAAAGCGGTCGACCAGGCGCTCGCGGAAAACCGGATGATTCTGCTGGTCTCGCAGAAGAATCCTAACGTGGATGACCCGAAGGCCGCGGATCTCCACGAGTTCGGAACCGTGTCGATCATCATGCGGATGCTCAAACTGCCGGATGGCCGGATCCGCATTCTGGTTCAGGGATTTTCACGCGCCAAGGTGGAGTCGTACGACGAATCGAAACCCTACCTGACCGCAAAGGTCCAGCCGAAAACCGAGCCTCAGGTGACGGCAATCACGCCGGAACTCGAGGCCCTCATCCGCAATGTGAAATCGACGCTCGAAAAGATGGTTTCGCTGGGTAAGAACATTTCGCCGGACCTTGTGGCCATCGCCGCGAACCTCGATGATGCGGGGCGGCTTGCCGATCTCGTTGCCTCCAATCTCGACTTGAAAGTCGAAAAAGCGCAGGAGGTGCTCGAGGCGACCGATCCGGTCGAACGGCTGCGTCTCGTCAATCAACTGATGGCGAAAGAGACGGAAGTTCTCGAAATTCAAAACGACATCAATACGCAGGCGCGCGGCGAAATGGATAAGAACCAGCGCGAGTTCTATCTGCGGCAGCAGATGAAAGCCATCCAGCAGGAACTCGGCGAAGGCAACGAGCTGCAGGAAGAGATCGAACAATACCGGGTCAAAATCAAAAAGGCCAAGATGCCGAAAGATGTCGCCGAGGAGGCCGACCGCCAGGTGGGCCGCCTCGAGCGCATGCATCCGGACGCCGCGGAGACCGCCACGCTGCGGAATTATCTGGATTGGATGGTCTCGTTGCCCTGGGCAAAATCCACCAAGGACAATCTGGACCTCAAGAAGGCCCAGAAGATTCTCGACGAGGACCATTACGGTCTCGAGAAGATCAAAGACCGCATTGTGGAACATCTTGCGGTGCGGAAATTAAAAAAGGACTCGAAAGGGCCGATCCTTTGCTTCGTCGGGCCTCCGGGCGTCGGAAAGACATCGCTCGGAAAGTCGATCGCGAAGGCTCTGGGCCGGAAGTTCGTCCGCTTGAGTCTCGGCGGCGTGCATGACGAAGCCGAAATTCGCGGCCACCGGCGCACCTACGTCGGCGCACTGCCCGGACGCGTCATCCAGAGCATTCATCAGGCCGGTACGAACAATCCGGTGTTCATGATGGACGAGGTCGATAAAATCGGCGCCGATTTCCGCGGCGATCCATCCTCGGCGCTGCTCGAAGTTCTGGATCCCGAGCAGAATTTTGCATTCCGGGACAACTACCTTGGAGTGCCGTTCGATCTTTCGAACGTGATGTTCGTGACGACGGCAAACATGCTGGACCCGATTCAGCCGGCCTTCCGCGACCGCATGGAGATCATCCAACTGAGCGGCTATACGGAGGAGGAGAAGCTGGAGATCGCGAAACGGCATCTGATTCCGAAACAGATTGAAGAACACGGTCTCAAGAAAAGCCACCTGCAGTTTACGGATGAAGGCCTGCGAGCCATGATCAACAATTACACTCAGGAAGCCGGGCTGCGAAATCTCGAACGTGAGATAGCGGCGGTCTGCCGCAAGGTGGCGAAGCAGGTGGCAACCGGGGAAAAGAAAGTCCGGAAAATCCACACGGACAATCTGGATCAATTCCTCGGCCGGCCGAAGATCTTCCGGGAGGAATTGTTGAAACACGATCAGATCGGGGTTGCAACGGGTCTGGCGTGGACTCCCGCCGGCGGCGACGTGCTTTTCGTCGAAGCGACCACAATGAAGGGCCGCGGCGCTCTCACACTGACCGGCCAACTGGGAGACGTCATGAAGGAATCGGCGCAAGCGGCTCTCAGTTATGCGCGCTCTCACGCGAAAGATTTCGGGATACGCGAGGACTTCTTCGGCAAACACGACATTCACGTCCATGTTCCGGAGGGCGCAATCCCGAAAGACGGTCCGTCCGCCGGAGTCACGATGGCGACGGCGATTCTGTCTCTGCTCACGGGGCAAGCCGTGCGGCGCAAAATCGCGATGACGGGTGAAATCACACTGCGCGGCGAGGTCCTGCCGGTCGGTGGAATCAAAGAAAAAGTCCTGGCCGCACGGCGCGCCAAGATCGACACTGTCATTCTCCCGGCGTTGAACCGGCGCGATCTCGAAGACGTGAATGAAACGATCCGCAATGAAATGAAGTTCGTTTTCGTCGATGATGTGAAGAGCGTCTTCAAGGCTGCTCTACTCGAACGAAAACCGGCAAAGATCGTTCGCGGCCACCGGCGCCTGCGGCGCGGCGCCGAGGCCGTGGTGTGAAACTCAAGGATCTCGGCGAGGGCGGTTTGATTCGCCGGATCCGGGAGCGTTTCGGAGCCAAAGCGGACGAACTTCCGGTCGGCATCGGCGACGATGCCGCGGTCATCGATCTCCCGGCCGGTCATTCACTGGTTTTTTGCTCCGACCTGGTCGCGGAAAACAGTCATTTCATCCGCGGCCTGCATCCTCCCGCCTCGATCGGCTACAAAGCAATCGCAGCCAATGTCAGCGACGTCGCCGCCATGGGCGGCGTGGCGACGCATTTCCTGATCTCGATGGCGACACCGCCGGAACTGGACTGGACCTGGATCGAAGACTTCTTCGGCGGCGTTGAGAGCGCCTGCCGGCAATTTGAAATATCACTCGCAGGCGGAGACTCTTCCGCTTCAGATCGAATCTTCGTCGATGTCGCCATGATCGGCCGCGTGCCTGCCGGCCACGCCGTTCGCCGTTCCGGCGCCAAGGCCGGCGACACCGTGTACGTCACCGGAATGCTCGGCTCGTCCGCGCTGGGTCTCGAACGTCTCAAAGCCGGAATGACCGATGATGCCGCCGTGAAACGCCACCTGCACCCCGAACCCCGCTACAAAGTCGGACCGGCCATCGCTGCCCGCGCTCACGCCATGATCGATGTCAGCGATGGCTTTTCCACGGACCTGACTCACATCCTCCAGGAATCGAAAATGTCGGCGCGCATCTATAAGGACCGACTGCCCGGCTGGCCGGGCGCCGAGGATCACCACGTCCTGCATGGCGGAGAGGAATATGAGTTGATCGTCACCGGCCCTCCCGGCCTTCCGAGGATGATTGAAGGCATTACTCTCACGCCGGTTGGTGACATCATCGAATCCGTGGGCGAACATCAGGCTTTTATCATTGAAGGGACCCGCGAATCCGTCCTGAAGCCAAAGGGCTGGCAGCACTTCGAGTAAGAAATCCCAACACGGCTAAAAACTTTCGATTGACGATGTTTCGCTAAACCATGTAAGTTACATGCTCATTTTATGAACCTACGTATCCAAGGAGTGAGCTCAATGAAAATATTTGCGGGCGGGCTTGTGTTGGCCGCAACTTTGTTGACCGGAACACTATTCGCGCAAACGGCCAAGGCGCCGGCGAAATCGCTTTACGATCGGCTGGGAGGACAACCGGCGATCGAGGCCGTGGCTAACGGGCTGGTCGATCGAATTCTCGCCGACGGCCGAGTGAACAAATGGTTCGCACATGCTGCGTCCACGCCGGAAAATACCAAAACCTACAAAGCCCATCTGGCGACCTTTCTCTGTTCGAGTCTGGGCGGTCAGTGCAAATGGACCGGGCCGGACATGGCCACTATCCATAAAAACAAAGCGGTAACCAGCGAAGCGTTCGACGCCGTTGCCCAGGATCTTTCCGCCCAGCTTGACCAATTAAAGGTGCCCAGCAAAGAGAAGGGCGAACTCATGACGGTTGTCGGATCGCTGAAGAAATCAATCGTCCAAAGCGGTTCGTAACAATAAGAATATGCCGCTGCGCCTCGTCAGGACGCCGGGACGCAGCGGCAGCCGGTCCTCATGCAACTGACGCTTCACACGGATTATGCCTTCCGGGTCCTTCTCTATCTGGGAAGCCAGGCGCCCGGACAAATGGTCTCGACCGAGGAGATCAGCCGGGCATATGGCATTTCCCGGCACCATCTGGTGCGAGTGGTTCAAACACTCAACGAGCACGGTTTCGTCAATGTCGTTGCCGGAAGATCCGGTGGGGTTTGTCTGGCAAGAGAGCCGGATCAAATCTGCCTTGGCGAGGTTATGAGGAAAGCGGAAGCCAACCTGAAAGTCGTCGAATGCTTCGACGCCGAGACCAACACCTGTCCAATCATCAGCATTTGCCGGCTGAAGCCGGTGCTTTCCGAAGCCACGCAAGCTTTTCTGGCGGTGCTCGATCGTTACACTCTCGCGGATCTTCTCGATCGAAAGCGAGGAGCCCGGCTCGCCAAAGTATTTGCCGCCCAGGTCACCGATAAACCTTAAGTGCTGAATCCAAAGGGTTGGCGGCACTTCGAGTAAGAAATGGTATCCTCAAATAATGTCGAACTCCGATATCCTCAGCAAGGCTGACCGGGCCCTGCGGCCCGTCCTGAAGGAGTTGGGAAGATTCCCCTGGATCCGGCTGGAAGGATGCTGTGCCGGCCACAAGCAGGAAGACAGTCTCTGGCTCGAAGTCAATGTACTCGGCTCGACCGGCCTGCAGCGGCTCGCAGATCTTCTGCGCATCCTCGACGGGAAGCTTGCCGGCACCGACTGCCGCGTGGACTGCCTCCTGAGCTACGCCACTCCTTCCGAAATGCCGGGCGTACCACACGGCTGGATTCCCACGGCCATTGAAGTTCTATGGCCGTCACGCAGCGACTGGCGCCGCAGTCAATCGATGATTGTCGAAACACTCCTGTCGTCGATCGAAGAACTGCCAGGCCGGCTGACCGAGCCGTCCAATGAGCCTTGCGCGATCAATTACTGCCCGTTTTGTTCGTCGTCATTCATCCGCGTGGATCAGATCGAAACAACCGGAAACCGTTACCGGTGCGGTGACTGCGATATAACCTGGGTAATGGCGGATCCGATCGTCTAAGCGGAACAGGAGTCTTTTATGGAGTTCACTTCCAGCGAAGAACTGCTTGAAATCAAACGCATCGCGAGAGAATTCGCGGAAAAGGAAATTCGTCCTCACGTCATGGAATGGGACGAGAAGCAGATCTTTCCCCGCGAAGCTCTGAAGAAGCTGGCGGACCTGGGTTTTCTGGGAGTCCTGGTTCCGGTGGAATACGGCGGATCCGGACTGGGATACGTGGAGTACGTGACGATCATCGAAGAACTGTCGCGGGTCGATGGTTCAATCGGAATCTCCGTGGCGGCGCACAATTCGCTTTGCACCGGGCATATTTTCAACTTCGGTTCGGAAGAGCAGCGGCGGCGATACGCGGTACCCCTGGCAAAAGGTGAAAAGATCGGCGCATGGAGCCTCACAGAACCGGAGGCGGGAAGCGATGCAGGCGGCACACAGACGACGGCGCGGCTCGAGGGCGATCACTGGGTGATCAACGGTCAGAAAACCTTCACGACGCACGGGACCTACGGTGATATCTGCGTCGCGATGGCGGTGACAGATAAGACTGCAGGCCATCACGGCATTTCCGCATTCATTCTCGAAAAAGGCATGCCCGGATTTTTCCCCGGCAAAAAAGAAAACAAACTCGGACTGCGCGCAAGCGACACCTCGACGGTCATTTTTGAAGACTGCCGCGTACCGAAAGACAATCTCCTCGGTGAGGCGGGACACGGCTTTATCGACGCGCTCAAGATCCTCGACGGCGGCCGCATCAGCATCGCCGCGCTCGGCGTGGGCATGGCTCAGGGCGCTTACGAAGCGGCGTTGCATTACGCAAAGCAGAGGAAACAATTCGGAAAACCGATCGCGGAGTTTCAGGCCATCCAGTTCAAACTTGCCGACA from Terriglobia bacterium encodes the following:
- a CDS encoding Hsp20/alpha crystallin family protein → MYFEFQAQARQGATWSPIVDVCERPGEIVIYVEMPGVHRSDVQLAWNDGVLIISGTKRQQGADENVAAYLCVERAYGHFRREISIKIPVDQKSAKAQLKDGLLKIHLPKRAEAEITIIPIG
- a CDS encoding sigma-70 family RNA polymerase sigma factor, giving the protein MQTTDAELVKGCLAGDHRAWETIVRQHNQRIYNLAYRFTGRFDEAQDLAQEIFFKVYRSLGSYRPESGALATWMVRVGRNHLIDHYRKYKTERSHTESLEVDYDKAEENPARYSSPAQALEQRELSERVHAALLRISEDLREAVILRDLEEFTYEEIADMLKLPLGTVKSRINRGRAELARLLKREQ
- a CDS encoding group 1 truncated hemoglobin encodes the protein MKIFAGGLVLAATLLTGTLFAQTAKAPAKSLYDRLGGQPAIEAVANGLVDRILADGRVNKWFAHAASTPENTKTYKAHLATFLCSSLGGQCKWTGPDMATIHKNKAVTSEAFDAVAQDLSAQLDQLKVPSKEKGELMTVVGSLKKSIVQSGS
- a CDS encoding Rrf2 family transcriptional regulator, which codes for MQLTLHTDYAFRVLLYLGSQAPGQMVSTEEISRAYGISRHHLVRVVQTLNEHGFVNVVAGRSGGVCLAREPDQICLGEVMRKAEANLKVVECFDAETNTCPIISICRLKPVLSEATQAFLAVLDRYTLADLLDRKRGARLAKVFAAQVTDKP
- a CDS encoding zf-HC2 domain-containing protein; its protein translation is MNCATVEELVSDYLEGALSTEHHRAVGAHLQTCPACAILLAGITEVISAGRAFPVYEPPPWLAARIVANTPRITRESWTDTMTSVWKWIVEPRTAMALFTAVLVLGWMGSLAGISPDWATAVRHPAAIYYSAHGVLDHAYDGAIRKYYRSPLVAEIQARIDQIREIS
- a CDS encoding acyl-CoA dehydrogenase, whose translation is MEFTSSEELLEIKRIAREFAEKEIRPHVMEWDEKQIFPREALKKLADLGFLGVLVPVEYGGSGLGYVEYVTIIEELSRVDGSIGISVAAHNSLCTGHIFNFGSEEQRRRYAVPLAKGEKIGAWSLTEPEAGSDAGGTQTTARLEGDHWVINGQKTFTTHGTYGDICVAMAVTDKTAGHHGISAFILEKGMPGFFPGKKENKLGLRASDTSTVIFEDCRVPKDNLLGEAGHGFIDALKILDGGRISIAALGVGMAQGAYEAALHYAKQRKQFGKPIAEFQAIQFKLADMATEIDAARLLMHRAAWMKDQGMPTTTQSSMAKLYAGEVAVRVANECVQVHGGYGFIKEYPAEKFYRDVKLCTIGEGTSEIQRLVIAREILRD
- a CDS encoding lysylphosphatidylglycerol synthase transmembrane domain-containing protein encodes the protein MIATVLVYRWSDFSFDWSLFFTSLWNVQPLWLTVSIAATFLTFFIRAIRWQVLLHPLKSIPLGPLTSMNLVGFSAICVLGRAGELIRPLWLTRKERIPLTVSMATLVVERFFDSVMLVVLFACTLLLVKVPTAAIGTLTLMKNAAWIIILGSVVSLGVLFLFRSNIDRIVDFVPFKRLSSLLRSFSDGLSFLEKSRTFGLVIAHSAVLWIAIAFQFWFMLLGMKLSFSVAAATLVMVVTAIGSVAQVPGIGGGFQAGYIFCMTTFFALPKEQAVATSLIAWASSSVPVVVAGALYMVSHGLSLKDLKAQAVPAE
- the thiL gene encoding thiamine-phosphate kinase, translating into MKLKDLGEGGLIRRIRERFGAKADELPVGIGDDAAVIDLPAGHSLVFCSDLVAENSHFIRGLHPPASIGYKAIAANVSDVAAMGGVATHFLISMATPPELDWTWIEDFFGGVESACRQFEISLAGGDSSASDRIFVDVAMIGRVPAGHAVRRSGAKAGDTVYVTGMLGSSALGLERLKAGMTDDAAVKRHLHPEPRYKVGPAIAARAHAMIDVSDGFSTDLTHILQESKMSARIYKDRLPGWPGAEDHHVLHGGEEYELIVTGPPGLPRMIEGITLTPVGDIIESVGEHQAFIIEGTRESVLKPKGWQHFE
- the lon gene encoding endopeptidase La gives rise to the protein MELVKVDQAPEQQQVSIPDVLPVLPLPDVVMFPYMIAPLFVNRDRSAKAVDQALAENRMILLVSQKNPNVDDPKAADLHEFGTVSIIMRMLKLPDGRIRILVQGFSRAKVESYDESKPYLTAKVQPKTEPQVTAITPELEALIRNVKSTLEKMVSLGKNISPDLVAIAANLDDAGRLADLVASNLDLKVEKAQEVLEATDPVERLRLVNQLMAKETEVLEIQNDINTQARGEMDKNQREFYLRQQMKAIQQELGEGNELQEEIEQYRVKIKKAKMPKDVAEEADRQVGRLERMHPDAAETATLRNYLDWMVSLPWAKSTKDNLDLKKAQKILDEDHYGLEKIKDRIVEHLAVRKLKKDSKGPILCFVGPPGVGKTSLGKSIAKALGRKFVRLSLGGVHDEAEIRGHRRTYVGALPGRVIQSIHQAGTNNPVFMMDEVDKIGADFRGDPSSALLEVLDPEQNFAFRDNYLGVPFDLSNVMFVTTANMLDPIQPAFRDRMEIIQLSGYTEEEKLEIAKRHLIPKQIEEHGLKKSHLQFTDEGLRAMINNYTQEAGLRNLEREIAAVCRKVAKQVATGEKKVRKIHTDNLDQFLGRPKIFREELLKHDQIGVATGLAWTPAGGDVLFVEATTMKGRGALTLTGQLGDVMKESAQAALSYARSHAKDFGIREDFFGKHDIHVHVPEGAIPKDGPSAGVTMATAILSLLTGQAVRRKIAMTGEITLRGEVLPVGGIKEKVLAARRAKIDTVILPALNRRDLEDVNETIRNEMKFVFVDDVKSVFKAALLERKPAKIVRGHRRLRRGAEAVV
- the nrdR gene encoding transcriptional regulator NrdR, whose amino-acid sequence is MKCPFCGHLHDKVVDSRESKEGDAIRRRRQCLACQRRFTSYERIDEIPYMVVKKDGRRERFDRQKVLAGILKACEKRPVSMVQLESIADKAETMVQDSSEREVSTTTLGEMIMNELKNLDKVAYVRFASVYLDFKDVQEFMSELKDLLKNRE